The following are encoded in a window of Mycobacteroides chelonae CCUG 47445 genomic DNA:
- a CDS encoding TetR/AcrR family transcriptional regulator, translated as MTKRQRSSRGEGDQLRDEIIDAAIELVLEAKELRAPSIREVARKIGVTPPSIYLHFADKDELMDAVCGQYYQRLDDEMVAAAVDQQTTLERLHAQGMAYVRFAVATPLMYRLATSAPPRDDSELDETLVSAAFAHLHKGVQELVAEGFYPDGDTVAMGLQLWSAAHGVASMLVTKPYLPWGDAELFADNALRAACLGQAVSDVDLTAVLPRQR; from the coding sequence GTGACTAAGCGTCAGCGTTCGTCGCGCGGGGAAGGAGACCAACTGCGCGACGAAATCATCGACGCCGCAATAGAACTTGTCCTGGAGGCCAAGGAGCTGCGCGCGCCGTCGATCCGTGAGGTGGCCCGCAAGATCGGTGTGACCCCACCGTCGATCTATCTGCATTTCGCAGACAAGGACGAACTGATGGACGCGGTGTGCGGGCAGTACTACCAGCGGCTGGACGATGAGATGGTGGCCGCGGCCGTTGATCAGCAGACCACGCTGGAGCGCCTGCACGCGCAAGGCATGGCCTACGTGCGCTTCGCCGTCGCGACCCCGCTGATGTACCGGCTGGCGACCTCCGCGCCGCCCCGCGATGACAGCGAACTGGACGAAACGCTGGTAAGTGCGGCATTTGCGCACTTGCACAAGGGGGTTCAAGAACTCGTGGCAGAAGGCTTCTACCCTGACGGCGACACTGTCGCAATGGGTCTGCAGCTGTGGTCCGCGGCGCATGGAGTGGCCTCGATGCTGGTCACCAAACCGTATCTGCCGTGGGGTGATGCGGAACTGTTCGCCGACAACGCCTTACGCGCAGCGTGCCTGGGACAGGCGGTCAGTGATGTCGATCTGACCGCAGTGCTGCCGCGTCAGAGGTAG
- a CDS encoding nuclear transport factor 2 family protein, with product MSSAPFADELLATVQASPAAVGAHDKDTWVGLFATYGQVNDPVGSRPHIGEAAISKFYDTFIAPNTIVFEVENDVVAGMSVLRDLTIHTTMSTGVTMHIPMHLRYDVVEDGPAASLKIDRLFAFWELRAMIGQLLGAGSDGLLASAKLGPQLLKNQGLNGVLGFMRGLKGVRETGKQRVQELAGALAARDVPTVTRLLSPDASLSLDGVAEASLAEFVSATSSLTVNKLLAAGSSVSATVHLGDRRGVGLFEFSNNSAAPGTLASVRLYL from the coding sequence GTGTCCAGCGCACCATTCGCCGACGAGCTGCTGGCGACCGTTCAGGCGTCGCCCGCAGCTGTCGGTGCACACGACAAGGACACCTGGGTCGGCCTCTTCGCCACCTACGGCCAGGTCAATGACCCAGTGGGTTCGCGGCCCCATATCGGTGAGGCCGCGATCAGCAAGTTCTACGACACCTTCATCGCGCCCAACACCATCGTGTTCGAGGTCGAAAACGATGTGGTTGCCGGGATGTCGGTACTGCGCGATCTGACCATTCACACCACGATGTCGACCGGCGTCACCATGCACATCCCGATGCACCTGCGTTATGACGTGGTGGAGGACGGGCCGGCCGCATCGCTCAAGATCGATCGGTTGTTCGCGTTCTGGGAATTGCGCGCCATGATCGGCCAACTGTTGGGCGCCGGTAGCGACGGTCTACTGGCGAGCGCAAAGCTGGGACCGCAGCTGCTGAAGAACCAGGGACTCAACGGGGTGCTGGGGTTCATGCGCGGCCTCAAGGGCGTTCGTGAGACAGGCAAGCAGCGCGTGCAGGAACTGGCGGGCGCCTTGGCTGCCCGGGACGTCCCGACGGTCACCCGGCTGCTCTCCCCCGACGCCTCCCTCTCCCTGGACGGGGTTGCCGAGGCATCGCTGGCCGAGTTCGTCTCGGCAACAAGCTCATTGACCGTTAACAAGCTATTGGCCGCAGGCTCCTCGGTGTCGGCCACCGTGCATCTGGGTGATCGGCGCGGAGTCGGGCTCTTCGAGTTCTCCAACAACTCGGCGGCACCGGGCACATTGGCGTCGGTGCGGCTCTACCTCTGA
- the tpx gene encoding thiol peroxidase encodes MAQITLRGNPINTVGELPAVGSPAPAFELVGADLGPVTSDQYRDKPVILNIFPSIDTPVCQTSVRTFNQRAAEAGAPVLCVSKDLPFAQKRFCGAEGIENVGTASAFRSAFGEDFGITIADGPMTGLLGRAIVVIGADGNVAYTELVPEIAQEPDYDAVLGALS; translated from the coding sequence ATGGCACAGATCACGTTGCGCGGAAACCCCATCAACACGGTCGGCGAGCTTCCCGCTGTCGGCTCTCCTGCCCCGGCATTTGAGCTGGTAGGCGCCGATCTCGGCCCTGTGACCAGCGATCAGTACCGGGATAAGCCGGTGATCCTCAACATCTTTCCTTCGATCGACACCCCCGTCTGCCAGACCAGCGTGCGGACCTTCAATCAGCGTGCCGCCGAAGCAGGCGCGCCGGTGCTGTGCGTGTCCAAGGACCTGCCGTTTGCCCAGAAGCGTTTCTGCGGCGCAGAGGGCATCGAGAACGTGGGCACCGCCTCGGCGTTCCGCAGCGCGTTCGGTGAGGACTTCGGCATCACCATCGCCGACGGTCCGATGACGGGGCTGCTGGGCCGCGCGATCGTCGTGATCGGCGCCGACGGCAATGTCGCCTACACCGAGCTGGTGCCCGAGATCGCTCAGGAGCCCGACTACGACGCGGTGCTCGGGGCACTGTCCTAA
- a CDS encoding class I SAM-dependent methyltransferase translates to MTTPVSFDNRFFSATWSAIARREPPEIKELRAENLRGLTGRVLEVGAGTGSNFSLYPNTVTSVTALEPESRLRPQAEDAAAAAAIPVTVTAGVFEDLTVTGEDRFDAVVCSLVLCSVSDPDRAAAQAFEVLKPGGEVRFFEHVAHGGALGVAQRAVDATFWPRLFGNCHTHRDTLAAIERAGFQIEGRRDDWLKIFGIPMPSSSIVIGRAVKPA, encoded by the coding sequence ATGACGACGCCCGTCAGCTTCGATAACCGGTTCTTCTCGGCAACGTGGTCCGCCATCGCACGGCGTGAACCTCCAGAGATCAAAGAGCTGCGCGCCGAGAATTTGCGGGGCCTGACCGGACGTGTCCTGGAGGTGGGTGCGGGCACTGGCTCGAACTTCTCGCTCTACCCGAACACGGTGACTTCGGTAACGGCCCTGGAGCCCGAATCCAGGCTGCGTCCGCAGGCCGAGGACGCGGCCGCAGCCGCGGCGATCCCGGTGACGGTGACCGCCGGAGTGTTCGAGGATCTCACCGTCACCGGTGAGGACCGATTCGATGCGGTGGTGTGCTCGCTGGTGTTGTGTTCGGTCAGCGACCCCGATCGTGCCGCCGCGCAGGCATTCGAAGTACTCAAGCCCGGCGGCGAAGTGCGTTTCTTCGAGCACGTCGCGCACGGGGGTGCGCTCGGAGTGGCCCAGCGCGCGGTCGACGCGACATTCTGGCCCCGCTTGTTCGGTAACTGCCACACCCACCGCGACACACTGGCCGCGATCGAGCGGGCCGGATTTCAGATCGAGGGCCGGCGCGACGATTGGCTCAAGATATTCGGGATCCCGATGCCGTCCTCGTCGATCGTGATCGGCCGCGCGGTCAAACCCGCGTAG
- a CDS encoding class I SAM-dependent methyltransferase: MAAIDARHLDGVSETALITLNQRATEANRPDGVLEDPMAIVLRDSLDYDYHHFGRTHQGIALRALTFDNVSNDYLAAHPRATVVALAEGLQTSFWRIDNGELNWLSVDLEPIVRLRQQLLPPSDRLRYIAQSALEHSWMDQVDDSNGVLITAEGLFMYLERDVVFDLIAACAKRFPGGWMVFDTIPWLMSVYSQRRGWKLSEHYTVPPMPFSFTAHQYGQLRALDGVRTVREVRMPPGRGNFLRLATPLFYDLPFSDRIRPAMTVVEFG; the protein is encoded by the coding sequence ATGGCTGCCATTGATGCCCGCCACCTCGACGGGGTGTCGGAGACCGCGCTTATCACGCTGAATCAGCGGGCCACCGAAGCGAACCGGCCCGACGGCGTTCTTGAGGACCCGATGGCTATCGTGCTGCGCGACAGCCTCGACTACGACTACCACCACTTTGGCCGCACCCACCAGGGAATCGCGCTGCGGGCGTTGACCTTTGACAACGTCTCCAACGACTATCTCGCGGCTCACCCGCGTGCCACGGTGGTGGCGCTGGCCGAGGGTCTGCAGACCAGTTTCTGGCGCATCGACAACGGCGAGTTGAACTGGTTGTCGGTCGACCTGGAACCCATCGTGCGGTTGCGCCAGCAGTTGCTTCCGCCCTCTGATCGGCTCCGCTACATCGCGCAGTCCGCACTCGAGCACTCCTGGATGGACCAGGTCGACGACTCCAACGGCGTCCTGATCACCGCCGAGGGACTGTTTATGTACCTGGAGCGCGATGTGGTGTTCGACCTCATCGCCGCCTGCGCTAAGCGCTTTCCCGGCGGGTGGATGGTCTTCGACACCATCCCCTGGTTGATGAGCGTCTACTCGCAGCGGCGCGGTTGGAAGCTCAGCGAGCACTACACGGTGCCGCCCATGCCGTTCTCCTTCACCGCCCACCAGTACGGGCAGCTGCGGGCCCTTGACGGTGTGCGCACGGTGCGTGAGGTGCGGATGCCTCCCGGACGCGGAAACTTCCTACGACTGGCCACGCCTCTGTTTTACGACCTGCCGTTCTCTGACCGGATCAGGCCGGCGATGACGGTCGTCGAATTCGGTTGA
- a CDS encoding DUF1697 domain-containing protein, translating into MTRYAALLRGVNVGGITMKMADVRDALTADGFTGVTTILASGNVLLDATEPAAAVKERLQQVLGDRFGYEAWVLVYDLDTVGRIIDAFPWEPDIDDVHSYVMFCSDPAVLTELAALGGELDDSERIAAGDGVLYWQVPKSQTLASPVGKTMGKKRYKSTTTTRNLRTLHKLVR; encoded by the coding sequence ATGACCAGATACGCCGCCCTGCTGCGCGGAGTGAACGTTGGTGGCATCACGATGAAGATGGCCGATGTCCGGGATGCCCTTACCGCTGACGGATTTACTGGTGTGACAACGATTCTCGCGAGCGGCAATGTGTTGTTGGATGCCACCGAGCCTGCGGCCGCGGTGAAGGAAAGACTGCAGCAGGTACTCGGTGATCGCTTCGGCTACGAAGCCTGGGTGCTGGTATATGACCTGGATACCGTCGGCCGCATCATCGACGCGTTCCCCTGGGAGCCTGATATCGACGACGTGCACTCCTACGTGATGTTCTGCAGCGACCCCGCCGTGCTCACCGAACTGGCGGCCCTCGGCGGCGAGCTCGATGACAGCGAACGCATCGCCGCCGGTGACGGCGTGCTGTATTGGCAGGTGCCCAAGTCACAGACCCTGGCCAGCCCCGTCGGTAAGACGATGGGCAAGAAGCGGTACAAGTCGACGACGACCACCCGCAACCTGCGGACGTTGCACAAACTCGTTCGCTAG
- a CDS encoding class I SAM-dependent methyltransferase encodes MPTRWNHNIHYQREVLRRVPAGATDVLDVGCGTGMLTRELAPLAQRAVGIDSDDLSLRIARTETSAPNVEYIHADFVQHPFPAGSFDLIAAIASLHHMDVERGLRRMSDLLKPGGRIVVVGFAASHSLTDLWYNSLGFWTHRYYRFRHGWWEHPSPIICEGLDSHDEVRRIAQRVLPGARLQRLVLWRHLLTWEKPS; translated from the coding sequence GTGCCCACCCGGTGGAACCACAACATCCATTACCAGCGCGAGGTACTGCGCAGGGTTCCCGCCGGCGCCACTGATGTGCTCGACGTCGGATGCGGCACCGGGATGCTGACACGTGAACTGGCTCCGCTAGCGCAGCGGGCGGTAGGGATTGATTCCGACGATCTGAGCCTGCGGATCGCCCGCACGGAAACATCGGCGCCCAACGTCGAATACATCCACGCCGATTTCGTCCAGCATCCTTTTCCTGCTGGATCTTTCGATCTCATCGCCGCCATCGCCTCACTGCATCACATGGACGTCGAGCGTGGCTTACGGCGGATGTCGGACCTGTTGAAGCCTGGCGGCAGGATCGTCGTCGTCGGCTTCGCCGCCAGTCACTCGTTGACCGACCTTTGGTACAACAGCCTCGGCTTCTGGACGCACCGCTACTACCGCTTCCGGCACGGCTGGTGGGAGCATCCCTCGCCGATTATCTGTGAGGGCCTGGACAGCCACGACGAGGTGCGACGCATCGCCCAGCGCGTTCTTCCCGGCGCCCGGCTACAGCGCCTCGTGCTGTGGCGTCACCTGCTTACCTGGGAGAAGCCATCATGA
- a CDS encoding class I SAM-dependent methyltransferase translates to MTESDALRPRGSSRISGDSLEGVSATTLWTLHNRGTEAKRPDGVIKDPLAAELFDAIEYDYRKFGRPSQSHGLRALAFDTQARVYLATHPRAAIVALAEGLQTSFWRLGGAESTAQFTWYSVDLPPVMELRKELLPENQRIVGLAQSALDLSWMDRVDASEGAFITAEGLLMYLQPEESLGLIEACAKRFPGGQMMFDSIPHWFSRRTLQGLKLSDRYVAPPMPFALTPDEGEALTSVPGVVAAVDIPLQPGRGLWKFVNSKRLDRGFLRRTRPSMTLLQFG, encoded by the coding sequence ATGACCGAGTCTGATGCTCTTCGCCCACGTGGCTCATCGAGGATCAGCGGAGACAGCCTGGAGGGCGTCTCGGCTACCACCCTGTGGACTCTGCACAATCGCGGAACCGAAGCCAAGCGGCCGGACGGTGTGATCAAGGATCCGCTGGCCGCTGAACTCTTCGATGCCATCGAGTACGACTACCGCAAGTTCGGACGCCCGTCACAGTCGCACGGGCTGCGGGCACTGGCGTTCGACACGCAGGCACGTGTGTATCTCGCGACGCATCCCCGGGCAGCGATCGTCGCACTCGCCGAGGGCCTGCAGACCAGCTTCTGGCGCCTCGGCGGTGCGGAATCCACAGCCCAATTCACTTGGTATTCAGTCGATCTGCCACCAGTGATGGAACTGCGCAAGGAACTACTGCCCGAGAACCAGCGGATCGTCGGGCTGGCGCAGTCGGCCCTGGACTTGAGTTGGATGGATCGGGTCGACGCCTCAGAGGGCGCGTTCATCACGGCCGAGGGCCTACTCATGTACCTGCAGCCGGAGGAGTCCCTCGGGCTGATCGAGGCCTGCGCCAAGCGTTTTCCCGGTGGCCAGATGATGTTCGACAGCATCCCGCACTGGTTCAGCAGGCGCACCCTGCAGGGACTCAAGTTGTCGGATCGCTACGTGGCCCCGCCCATGCCGTTCGCACTGACACCCGACGAAGGCGAGGCACTCACCTCAGTTCCGGGAGTGGTGGCCGCCGTCGACATACCGCTGCAGCCCGGCCGCGGCCTCTGGAAATTCGTCAACTCCAAGCGCCTTGATCGCGGATTTCTGCGTCGGACACGCCCCTCCATGACGCTGCTGCAGTTCGGATAA
- a CDS encoding DUF5302 domain-containing protein, producing MTESKASGDSAADDAKRKFREAIDRKNNKANAAADHKDTASKPTHAHGRAGSHREFRRKSG from the coding sequence ATGACCGAATCGAAGGCGAGCGGAGACTCGGCCGCGGATGATGCCAAGCGCAAGTTTCGCGAGGCCATTGACCGCAAGAACAACAAGGCCAACGCCGCCGCCGACCACAAGGACACCGCAAGCAAGCCGACCCACGCACATGGCCGGGCCGGCTCGCATCGCGAATTCCGCCGTAAGAGCGGTTAA
- a CDS encoding acyltransferase family protein, which yields MTMTLGLPTADEVGAATAATRDRALDVIRIVSLVGVVLGHTVMAVSAIDNGVLLWGNLLNGRPVFQALTWVFQIMPLFFFAGVAASVGSWKPGTSWGSWLMHRCTRLYRPVFYYLGFWAAALIILRQILPLHVYEPVAGVSTQLLWFLGAYVLVLAAVPLLARITTTRSMLGALAGIYLGIAAVDVLRLGLGAPAGIGYVNFVVWLLPAVLGVGYRRQLITQKAALMLAATVFAINIALVTFGPYTISLVGVAGQKVPNMIPPSLVLAGHAIVLSALAIAAMPAINRWAQRPRVWWAVAIGNSGAMTLYLWHMPALLGMHLVFDFLGFPRYDTTATNFVFLSVLQVVTMSILVTGLFLALRPLENNPLPGWDGGYVAHPGVRSAAVGIALMAAGGFTLASVVWGLKGFGLVCWVVVLAGLIIARSLASQRREA from the coding sequence ATGACGATGACTCTGGGCCTGCCCACCGCCGATGAGGTGGGCGCCGCCACGGCGGCAACGCGCGACCGCGCACTTGACGTGATCCGGATCGTGTCGCTGGTCGGCGTGGTCCTGGGGCACACCGTCATGGCGGTGAGCGCCATCGACAACGGCGTGTTGCTGTGGGGCAACCTGCTCAACGGCCGCCCCGTTTTCCAGGCACTCACCTGGGTTTTTCAAATCATGCCGCTGTTCTTCTTCGCCGGGGTAGCCGCGAGCGTGGGCTCCTGGAAGCCCGGTACCAGCTGGGGATCCTGGCTCATGCATCGCTGCACCCGCCTGTACCGCCCGGTGTTCTACTACCTGGGCTTCTGGGCGGCGGCGCTGATCATTCTTCGGCAGATCCTGCCGCTGCACGTGTACGAGCCGGTGGCTGGGGTGAGCACCCAGCTCCTGTGGTTCCTGGGCGCCTACGTGCTGGTACTGGCGGCGGTTCCGTTGCTTGCCCGCATCACGACCACGCGGAGCATGCTCGGCGCACTGGCGGGGATCTACCTGGGTATCGCGGCAGTTGACGTGCTGCGGCTGGGGCTGGGGGCTCCCGCCGGCATCGGATACGTGAACTTCGTGGTGTGGCTGCTGCCGGCGGTTTTAGGCGTGGGGTACCGCCGGCAGCTGATCACCCAGAAGGCGGCGTTGATGCTCGCCGCAACTGTCTTCGCGATCAACATCGCGCTGGTGACGTTCGGCCCGTACACCATCAGCCTGGTCGGGGTGGCCGGCCAGAAGGTGCCGAACATGATCCCGCCGTCGCTGGTGTTGGCCGGGCACGCGATCGTCCTGTCGGCGTTGGCCATCGCGGCGATGCCTGCCATCAATCGATGGGCTCAGCGCCCACGGGTCTGGTGGGCGGTGGCCATCGGCAACTCGGGCGCGATGACGCTGTACCTCTGGCACATGCCCGCACTGCTGGGCATGCACCTGGTGTTCGATTTCCTGGGATTCCCCCGATACGACACCACGGCAACGAATTTCGTCTTCTTGTCAGTGCTTCAGGTGGTGACGATGAGCATCCTGGTGACGGGCCTCTTCCTGGCCCTGCGACCGCTGGAGAACAACCCCTTGCCCGGCTGGGACGGCGGCTACGTCGCGCATCCCGGTGTGCGAAGCGCGGCCGTCGGGATAGCGCTGATGGCTGCCGGCGGGTTCACCTTGGCTTCAGTGGTGTGGGGGCTCAAGGGCTTTGGCCTCGTGTGCTGGGTGGTGGTACTGGCCGGGCTGATCATCGCCCGGTCGCTGGCCAGCCAGAGACGAGAGGCTTAA
- a CDS encoding MFS transporter: MIARLPRSAAFILLAFSFSAVMIGTTMPTPMYALYSQQMHFSVLTTTVVYATYAAGVLFALLMFGGWSDVLGRRPLLLTGAGFAILSSVIFLFVDSVPLLLIARIVSGLSAGFFTGAATVAVIEAAPEQWRGRAAAVATVANTGGLGLGPLVAGVLVQYAPWPTHLAFIVHIGLVSIAVVALLLAPETAPRHGKLGVQRLSLPPEVRVTFAAAATAGFAGFAALGSFTAVAPGFLSGVLDIDNHAVAGASVFLTFGSSCVAQILVRQVPAAKALILGCAILLTGMLLVVVALHTSSLPWYLASAVVVGIGQGISFSRGLASIADRTPEDNRAEVTSSYFVVAYVGIALPVIGEGLAAQAWGLRTAGVTFALAVAALAALCLIAVIWQERPRRVKPVAPVSTG, encoded by the coding sequence GTGATTGCTCGCTTGCCTCGCTCAGCCGCGTTCATCCTGCTGGCGTTCAGCTTCTCGGCAGTCATGATCGGCACCACAATGCCCACTCCCATGTACGCGTTGTACTCACAGCAGATGCATTTCTCCGTGCTCACCACCACGGTCGTCTACGCCACCTATGCCGCAGGCGTGCTGTTCGCACTGCTGATGTTCGGCGGCTGGTCTGATGTTCTCGGCCGTCGTCCGCTGTTGCTGACCGGTGCAGGATTCGCCATCCTCAGCTCGGTCATCTTCCTGTTCGTCGACTCGGTTCCGCTGCTGCTGATCGCACGCATCGTCTCGGGACTGTCCGCAGGATTTTTCACCGGTGCCGCTACCGTCGCCGTCATCGAGGCGGCACCCGAGCAATGGCGAGGACGGGCCGCCGCCGTGGCCACCGTCGCCAATACCGGCGGCCTTGGACTGGGCCCCTTGGTGGCCGGTGTTCTCGTTCAATACGCGCCCTGGCCCACACATCTGGCCTTCATCGTTCATATCGGACTTGTGTCGATCGCCGTGGTCGCCCTGCTGCTGGCACCCGAGACCGCACCGAGGCACGGAAAACTTGGTGTGCAACGCCTTTCGCTGCCTCCCGAGGTCCGGGTGACATTCGCGGCAGCGGCGACGGCCGGATTCGCGGGATTCGCGGCGCTCGGATCCTTCACGGCAGTGGCACCCGGGTTCCTGTCCGGGGTACTCGATATCGACAACCACGCGGTGGCCGGGGCAAGTGTCTTCCTGACCTTCGGATCTTCTTGTGTGGCACAGATTCTCGTCCGGCAGGTACCGGCCGCCAAGGCGCTTATCCTTGGCTGCGCAATCCTGCTGACCGGGATGCTGCTCGTCGTGGTGGCCCTGCATACCTCCTCACTGCCCTGGTACCTGGCCAGCGCTGTCGTGGTGGGCATCGGACAGGGCATCAGCTTCAGCCGCGGACTCGCCTCCATCGCCGACCGGACCCCCGAGGACAACCGCGCCGAGGTGACTTCCAGCTACTTCGTGGTGGCCTATGTGGGAATCGCCCTACCGGTCATCGGCGAGGGCCTGGCCGCTCAAGCGTGGGGACTGCGCACCGCGGGCGTCACGTTCGCACTCGCCGTGGCCGCCCTGGCCGCGTTGTGTCTGATCGCCGTCATCTGGCAAGAACGCCCGCGCCGAGTGAAACCAGTCGCACCGGTGAGCACCGGCTAA
- a CDS encoding cation acetate symporter — MSTLAAETVGNPATNIAIFTVFVAVTLYLVIRASGSNKTAEGFFTGGRAFSGPQNGIAIAGDYLSAASFLGIAGAIAVYGYDGFLYSIGFLVAWLVALLLVAELLRNTGKFTMADVLSFRLRQRPVRLAAATSTLTVSLFYLLAQMAGAGGLVALLLNIHSRWGQSIVIGVVGVLMIVYVLVGGMKGTTWVQIIKAVLLISGAALMTAAVFAKFGFNFSDILGAAQHAVSDSHTKGVASRDVLAPGAQYGGSLTSKINFLSLGLALVLGTAGLPHVLMRFYTVPTAKEARRSVVWAIGLIGAFYLFTLALGYGAAALVGPDRILAAAGGQNSAAPLLAFELGGVILLAVISAVAFATILAVVAGLTITASASFAHDIYASVIKGHNVSETEQVRVSRITAVVLGVIAIGLGILANGQNVAFLVALAFAVAAAANLPTIVYSLYWARFNTRGALWSMYGGLICTIVLIVFSPAVSGAKTAMIPGADFAWFPLANPGIVSIPLAFLLGIIGTLTSNDKGDPGLNAEMEVRSLTGIGAEKAIAH; from the coding sequence ATGTCGACGCTGGCGGCCGAAACCGTCGGCAATCCGGCCACCAACATCGCGATCTTCACCGTCTTCGTCGCCGTCACCCTCTACCTCGTCATCCGGGCCAGCGGTAGCAACAAGACCGCAGAGGGCTTCTTCACCGGCGGCCGCGCCTTCTCCGGCCCACAGAACGGCATCGCCATCGCCGGCGACTACCTTTCCGCCGCAAGCTTTCTCGGAATCGCCGGGGCCATCGCGGTGTACGGCTATGACGGCTTCCTGTATTCCATCGGGTTCCTGGTGGCGTGGCTGGTGGCCCTGCTTCTCGTGGCCGAATTACTGCGCAACACAGGCAAATTCACCATGGCCGATGTGCTGAGCTTCCGGCTTAGGCAGCGCCCGGTGCGCCTGGCGGCGGCCACGTCCACCCTGACGGTGTCACTGTTCTACCTACTCGCGCAGATGGCGGGCGCCGGAGGCCTGGTGGCACTTCTGCTCAACATTCACAGTCGATGGGGCCAATCGATTGTGATCGGCGTGGTTGGCGTGCTCATGATCGTCTACGTCCTGGTGGGCGGAATGAAGGGCACCACCTGGGTGCAGATCATCAAGGCGGTCTTGCTGATCAGCGGCGCCGCACTCATGACGGCCGCGGTATTCGCCAAGTTCGGTTTCAACTTCTCCGACATCCTCGGCGCGGCGCAGCACGCCGTCTCCGACAGCCACACCAAAGGTGTTGCGTCCCGCGATGTTCTGGCGCCGGGCGCCCAGTACGGCGGCTCGTTGACATCGAAGATCAACTTCCTGTCGCTCGGACTCGCGCTGGTCCTGGGCACCGCCGGTCTCCCCCACGTCTTGATGCGCTTCTACACCGTCCCCACCGCCAAGGAGGCACGGCGTTCGGTGGTGTGGGCGATCGGACTGATTGGCGCCTTCTACCTGTTCACCCTGGCTCTGGGATACGGCGCCGCGGCACTCGTCGGACCCGATCGCATCCTGGCGGCAGCGGGCGGGCAGAACTCGGCCGCACCGCTGTTGGCCTTCGAACTCGGCGGCGTAATCCTGTTGGCGGTTATCTCGGCGGTGGCCTTCGCCACGATTCTCGCGGTGGTCGCCGGGCTGACCATCACCGCATCGGCCTCCTTCGCACATGACATCTACGCCTCGGTCATCAAGGGCCACAACGTCTCTGAAACAGAGCAGGTCCGGGTGTCGCGGATCACCGCAGTGGTGCTGGGTGTCATCGCGATCGGGCTCGGCATCCTGGCCAACGGGCAGAACGTCGCGTTCCTGGTGGCGCTGGCCTTCGCGGTCGCGGCGGCTGCCAATCTGCCGACCATCGTGTACTCGCTGTACTGGGCGCGGTTCAATACCCGCGGCGCGCTGTGGAGCATGTACGGCGGCCTGATCTGCACCATCGTGCTCATTGTCTTCTCCCCTGCCGTCTCTGGAGCCAAGACCGCGATGATCCCCGGGGCCGACTTCGCCTGGTTCCCGCTCGCCAACCCGGGCATCGTGTCGATTCCGCTGGCCTTCCTGCTGGGCATCATCGGGACGCTCACCTCCAACGACAAGGGCGATCCCGGGTTGAACGCCGAGATGGAGGTGCGCTCCCTGACAGGCATCGGCGCGGAAAAGGCGATTGCCCATTAA
- a CDS encoding DUF485 domain-containing protein has translation MDPTELSTERALEIQSSPEFQELRKTLRRFIFPMTAFFLAWYGLYLVLGAFAHDFMAIKLVGNINVGLVLGLGQFLTTFVITGLYVRFANRELDPKAAAIRAEVEQA, from the coding sequence ATCGATCCGACCGAGCTCTCCACCGAACGAGCCCTGGAAATCCAGAGCAGCCCTGAGTTTCAGGAACTTCGGAAGACATTGCGCCGCTTCATTTTTCCCATGACGGCATTCTTTCTCGCATGGTACGGCCTGTACCTGGTGCTGGGCGCGTTCGCCCATGACTTCATGGCGATCAAACTCGTCGGCAACATCAACGTGGGACTCGTGCTGGGCCTTGGCCAGTTCCTCACGACCTTCGTCATCACCGGCCTCTATGTCAGATTCGCCAACCGCGAGCTGGATCCGAAGGCCGCAGCCATCCGCGCCGAGGTGGAACAGGCATGA